From the Lolium rigidum isolate FL_2022 chromosome 2, APGP_CSIRO_Lrig_0.1, whole genome shotgun sequence genome, one window contains:
- the LOC124688562 gene encoding protein trichome birefringence-like 1, which yields MKGAAAWRGHGGVAAAVADHLGASGGARRARLCLYGVALAFALFAAFLAFAPSLPAPSPSSPASAAWLGGFLASASPYRAQVSGFFSSLFPANSSSPAIPGGVVAPRRSGPSGGGGGFQESGGRAGTNGSGAGVPAERSGSGGGSDSGGVRTDISASVNATASAARSNAPPNDHVLDNPAASNSSGTAGADAKAGAGLRGDISASGNGTASAAQSNAPPHDHVGGGGGVSSNSTGIAGAASSKSKAGVTIGGSAQNGTTPTVGAPIQAINSSGANASSAEPPTSNGTAVPFISQTGSGVSAAMHGNGDAPPRRGDPSKKRAAQDSAAGSNQKQSTRRGAAAPAASAGGSSNSTRNLRKETTATSSQRSAGNSSAVPVMANVPPAKGAGGGQNKEYSVEEMGRCDMFYGNWVRDDSYPLYPPGSCPHVDESFNCFLNGRPDKDYQRLRWKPSGCSIPRLNPTDMLERLRGKRLVFVGDSLNRNMWESLVCILRNSIKDKRKVFEVSGNHKFRAEGSYSFLFQDYNCTVEFFRSPFLVQELEVPLKHGKVKETLRLDKIDRSSSRYKNADIIVFNTGHWWTHEKTSLGKDYYQEGDQVYRELNVHDAYRRALNTWAKWVDSNVNPKKTTVFFRGYSASHFSGGQWNSGGSCDKETEPITNEQYLIPYPQKMSILEEVLHGMKTPVAYMNITRMTDYRKEGHPSIYRKQKLSEEERKAPELYQDCSHWCLPGVPDSWNEVLYAKILVKQHQMLHQ from the exons ATGAAGGGCGCGGCCGCGTGGAGGGGCCacggcggcgtggcggcggccgtGGCGGACCACCTCGGcgcgagcggcggcgcgcggagggCCAGGCTCTGCCTCTACGGCGTCGCGCTCGCCTTCGCGCTcttcgccgccttcctcgccttCGCGCCCTCGCTCCCAGCCCCCTCGCCGTCctcgcccgcctccgccgcgtgGCTCGGCGGCTtcctcgcctccgcctcgcccTACCGCGCGCAGGTCTCGGGCTTCTTCTCCTCCCTCTTCCCCGCCAACTCCTCCTCCCCGGCAATTCCCGGCGGCGTTGTCGCGCCGAGGCGGAGCGGGccgagcggtggcggtggcgggttCCAGGAGAGCGGCGGGCGAGCGGGGACCAACGGGTCCGGTGCGGGTGTGCCCGCCGAGCGATCGGGAAGCGGAGGCGGCAGCGATTCGGGAGGAGTTCGCACCGACATCTCCGCCTCCGTTAATGCTACTGCTTCCGCCGCGCGGTCCAACGCGCCGCCCAACGATCACGTGCTCGACAATCCCGCGGCCAGTAATTCCTCAGGGACTGCTGGTGCTGACGCGAAGGCCGGGGCTGGACTCCGCGGCGACATCTCCGCCTCGGGTAACGGTACTGCTTCGGCGGCGCAGAGCAACGCGCCGCCCCATGATCACgtgggaggcggcggtggcgtgaGCAGTAATTCCACAGGGATCGCCGGTGCTGCGAGCAGTAAATCCAAGGCTGGTGTCACGATCGGCGGTTCTGCCCAGAATGGCACCACGCCGACAGTAGGAGCGCCAATTCAGGCCATCAATAGCTCCGGGGCGAATGCAAGTTCAGCGGAACCCCCAACGAGCAACGGGACAGCTGTCCCCTTCATCAGCCAGACCGGGAGCGGAGTTTCAGCGGCGATGCACGGCAACGGCGACGCGCCGCCGAGAAGAGGGGATCCCAGCAAGAAGCGCGCTGCCCAGGATTCGGCGGCCGGCAGCAACCAGAAGCAGAGCACACGCAGAGGTGCTGCTGCTCCTGCAGCTTCAGCAGGTGGAAGCAGCAACAGTACGAGGAATCTGCGGAAGGAAACGACTGCgacgtcttctcagaggagcgccGGCAACAGCAGCGCGGTGCCGGTAATGGCGAATGTGCCGCCGGCGAAAGGGGCCGGCGGTGGCCAGAACAAGGAGTATTCGGTGGAGGAGATGGGCAGGTGTGACATGTTCTACGGGAACTGGGTCCGGGACGACTCGTACCCTCTCTACCCGCCGGGATCCTGCCCTCACGTCGACGAGTCCTTCAACTGCTTCCTCAACGGCCGCCCCGATAAGGATTACCAGCGGCTCCGGTGGAAGCCCAGCGGGTGCAGCATCCCGAG GTTGAATCCAACTGATATGTTGGAGAGGCTGAGGGGAAAGAGACTGGTGTTTGTTGGTGATTCACTCAACAGGAACATGTGGGAATCACTTGTTTGTATCTTGAGAAATTCTATCAAAGACAAGAGGAAAGTGTTTGAGGTATCTGGGAACCACAAGTTCAGGGCTGAGGGCTCATACTCTTTTTTATTTCAG GATTACAATTGCACTGTGGAGTTCTTCCGGTCCCCTTTCCTTGTTCAGGAGTTGGAGGTTCCTCTCAAACATGGAAAGGTCAAGGAAACTCTTAGGCTTGACAAAATCGACCGGTCTTCCTCAAGGTACAAGAATGCAGATATTATTGTCTTCAATACTGGGCATTGGTGGACACATGAGAAAACTTCTCTAGG GAAAGATTACTATCAGGAAGGCGACCAAGTATACCGTGAGCTGAATGTGCATGATGCCTACCGGAGAGCTCTAAACACCTGGGCCAAGTGGGTTGATTCAAATGTGAATCCCAAGAAAACAACCGTCTTTTTCAGAGGCTACTCGGCCTCCCACTTCAG TGGGGGGCAATGGAATTCTGGCGGCAGCTGTGACAAGGAGACTGAGCCGATAACAAACGAGCAGTACCTCATACCATACCCACAGAAGATGAGCATTCTGGAGGAGGTGCTCCATGGGATGAAAACACCTGTCGCCTATATGAACATTACAAGGATGACCGACTACAGGAAGGAGGGACACCCTTCAATCTATCGCAAGCAgaagttgagtgaggaggagcgGAAGGCACCTGAGTTATACCAGGACTGCAGCCACTGGTGCCTTCCTGGAGTGCCCGACTCCTGGAACGAGGTCCTCTATGCAAAGATTTTGGTGAAGCAGCATCAGATGCTGCACCaataa